ATTATTGCTGTCCGGTAAACCTTTTCCACATAATAAAAGTTAAGGGCTAAAATCCGTATTTGGATTTCAGCCCTTTTTGTTACTTTTGTTTCTGCGATAAAACTTCAATAACATGGGCAAAAGTACACATTTTATCGGACAGCCGGTCTATAATCAGGTAATAAAATTACTCGATAAGCAACAAATCAAGCAAATCAGCCTTGAAACACCCCGAAGTGAAGCTTATGTGAAGCGTCTTGATGGGTGGACTCACCTTGTCATAATGCTTTTCGTTGTTCTCAAACACTTTGATTCTCTTCGGGAAGTGGAGATAGGCATGAAGGCTGAAGTAAACAAATTTCATCATCTTGGCATCGACTATATCGTCCGTCGTAGTACGCTTGCTGATGCCAACAAGCGTCGCCCACAAGAGTTCTTTGCAAGCGTTTATGCGTACCTCTTAGAGCGTTATGGTTCTTTTTTATCGGACAGCCGCCCTAAAGGTGAACAGAAGACATGGGAAAAGCTTCTGTATATGATGGATTCAACTACGATTACCCTTTTTGACAACATACTCAAGGGTGTAGGCAGACACCCCAAGAGTGGTAAGAAGAAAGACGGTATGAAGGTTCATACGGTGATGAAGTATCATGTTGGCGTTCCCATGGTCGTACAGCTTACCTCTGCCGCCACGCATGATCATTATCTACTTAAAGAAGTGCATCTTCCTAAGGATGCTACCCTTACCATGGACAGAGCATACGTTGATTATGCACAGTTCCAGCGACTTACAGAGGAAGGGGTATGCTATGTGACCAAGATGAAGAAGAATCTCACCTATACGGAGTTGTCCTCAGTAACCTATGTAAGCCCTGATGGATTGGTTACACATACAGACAAGAAGATTGTCTTTGAGAAGGGGGAGATAAGACACCAGGCAAGACGAGTGGAACTGTGGAGTGACAACTCACATAAGTCAGTTGTCCTGTTGACCAATAACCTTGAGCTTGATGTAAAGGA
The nucleotide sequence above comes from Prevotella melaninogenica ATCC 25845. Encoded proteins:
- a CDS encoding IS4 family transposase, coding for MGKSTHFIGQPVYNQVIKLLDKQQIKQISLETPRSEAYVKRLDGWTHLVIMLFVVLKHFDSLREVEIGMKAEVNKFHHLGIDYIVRRSTLADANKRRPQEFFASVYAYLLERYGSFLSDSRPKGEQKTWEKLLYMMDSTTITLFDNILKGVGRHPKSGKKKDGMKVHTVMKYHVGVPMVVQLTSAATHDHYLLKEVHLPKDATLTMDRAYVDYAQFQRLTEEGVCYVTKMKKNLTYTELSSVTYVSPDGLVTHTDKKIVFEKGEIRHQARRVELWSDNSHKSVVLLTNNLELDVKDLEEIYKRRWAIESLYKQLKQNFPLHFFYGDSVNAIQIQTWVVLIANLLCTVISRMIKRHVSFSQLVTMLRLTLMYYTDFISFMENPQNDELIIIAEKANSPPKELDLFD